A single genomic interval of Candidatus Krumholzibacteriia bacterium harbors:
- a CDS encoding septum formation initiator family protein, translating into MRRAAERDAPFVRSIRAQRRRRQRRHWLGVGFALALLFYVMIFGDAGWLAVRDAEEQVGDLRAELETLRTERAAHERATEALLEPGGHELERVARELYRMQRPHEEVHHLVGGERADPPDGPS; encoded by the coding sequence ATGCGTCGCGCGGCGGAGCGGGACGCGCCCTTCGTCCGGAGCATCCGGGCGCAGCGGCGTCGCCGTCAGCGGCGCCACTGGCTCGGGGTCGGCTTCGCCCTGGCCCTGTTGTTCTACGTCATGATCTTCGGCGACGCAGGCTGGCTGGCCGTGCGCGACGCAGAGGAGCAGGTCGGCGACCTGCGGGCCGAACTGGAGACGCTACGAACCGAGCGCGCGGCGCACGAGCGGGCGACCGAGGCTCTGCTGGAGCCCGGCGGCCACGAGCTGGAACGCGTGGCGCGCGAGCTGTACCGGATGCAGCGTCCCCACGAAGAGGTGCACCATCTGGTCGGCGGCGAGCGCGCCGACCCGCCCGACGGTCCGTCTTGA